One genomic segment of Mangifera indica cultivar Alphonso chromosome 6, CATAS_Mindica_2.1, whole genome shotgun sequence includes these proteins:
- the LOC123218184 gene encoding pentatricopeptide repeat-containing protein At4g11690-like isoform X1: MQPVAAKMSQSQQALALISNMMKIPPLKAFSIFNSMTLQGLHHTPQSIVITVHLLLSSNMQSHVQSLILQMLSGHISSSVVTPHSFLHLLTEQHLNHNPTVKFHLYEAIVNALIKSESVEQALFYFNQMFDKGLVPKSNLFNNLLSFLIKSSCFEKSWLFFSENKCRVKLDAHSFGIMAKGCCEAGNLKKGFEVFNQLEDSGWPSNVVIYTTLIDGCCKNGEIDTAKKLFDKMGELGLIANQYTYTVLMSGLFKKGCKKDGFELYEKMQFNGVSPNLYTYNCLINEYCNDGKISEAFRLFHEMCERDVACNVVTYNTLIGGLCKAMRIWEAERLFYQMRNASISPNLITYNTIIDGFCNVGQLEKALTFFDQLKSTGHSPSIVTYNVLMRCFSRAGNLGRVFDIIREMEERGLTPSKVTYTILIDGFARSDDMEKAFQIHAFMEKAGLVPDVYTYGVLIHGLCMRGNMKAASKLFKSMSEMQLEPNDVVYNMMIHGYCKEGNSYRALRLLQEMDTKGLVPNVASYSSTIGVLCKDGKWQEAEVLLNEMQHVWKQSWEVIQWAKSYQSFFSLNGESNLGPLTSC, translated from the exons ATGCAACCTGTAGCTGCAAAAATGTCTCAGAGTCAGCAAGCTTTGGCTCTCATAtcaaatatgatgaaaattccACCTCTAAAAGCTTTTTCAATCTTTAACTCCATGACTCTCCAAGGCCTCCATCACACCCCACAGTCCATTGTAATAACTGTCCACCTTCTTCTCTCCTCAAATATGCAATCTCATGTTCAGTCTCTCATTCTACAGATGTTATCTGGTCACATTTCCTCTTCAGTAGTCACTCCTCACTCTTTTCTCCATCTCTTAACAGAACAACACTTAAATCACAACCCAACTGTTAAATTTCATCTCTATGAAGCAATTGTAAATGCTCTTATAAAATCTGAGTCTGTAGAGCAAGCCctgttttattttaatcaaatgttTGATAAGGGTCTTGTACCCAAATCAAACTTGTTTAATAATCTGTTGAGCTTTCTTATCAAATCTTCTTGTTTTGAGAAGAGTTGGTTGTTTTTTAGTGAGAATAAATGTAGGGTTAAATTGGATGCACATAGTTTTGGGATAATGGCTAAGGGATGTTGTGAGGCTGGCAATTTGAAAAAGGGATTTGAGGTTTTTAATCAGTTGGAGGATTCGGGTTGGCCTTCTAATGTTGTTATATATACTACTTTGATTGATGGGTGCTGTAAAAATGGTGAGATCGATACAGCTAAAAAGTTGTTTGATAAAATGGGTGAGCTAGGTTTGATTGCTAATCAGTACACTTACACAGTTTTGATGAGTGGGCTATTTAAAAAAGGCTGTAAAAAGGATGGGTTTGAACTATATGAGAAGATGCAGTTTAATGGGGTGTCACCGAACTTGTATACTTACAATTGTTTGATTAATGAGTATTGCAATGATGGAAAAATAAGTGAAGCTTTTAGACTGTTTCATGAAATGTGTGAAAGAGATGTTGCTTGCAATGTTGTTACATATAACACTCTTATTGGTGGATTATGTAAAGCGATGAGGATCTGGGAGGCAGAGAGGTTATTTTATCAGATGAGAAATGCTAGTATTAGTCcaaatttaatcacatataacacaataatagaTGGGTTTTGTAACGTTGGGCAGTTAGAAAAGGCTTTGACATTCTTTGATCAATTAAAGTCAACTGGTCATTCTCCATCTATAGTGACTTACAATGTTCTCATGAGATGTTTTTCTAGAGCAGGAAATTTAGGTAgagtttttgatataattagGGAGATGGAGGAGAGGGGCCTAACTCCTTCTAAAGTTACTTACACAATTTTAATAGATGGGTTTGCTCGATCTGATGATATGGAGAAAGCTTTTCAGATACATGCCTTCATGGAGAAGGCTGGTTTGGTTCCTGATGTATACACCTATGGTGTTTTGATCCACGGATTGTGTATGAGGGGCAATATGAAAGCAGCATCCAAACTATTCAAATCAATGAGTGAGATGCAGCTGGAGCCGAATGATGTTGTATATAATATGATGATTCATGGGTACTGCAAAGAGGGTAACTCATATAGGGCCCTTAGGTTGCTTCAAGAAATGGATACGAAGGGACTTGTACCAAATGTTGCTAGCTATAGCTCCACCATTGGTGTCCTTTGCAAGGATGGGAAATGGCAAGAGGCTGAGGTTTTACTTAATGAGATG cAACATGTATGGAAACAGAGTTGGGAAGTGATTCAATGGGCAAAGTCATACCAAAGCTTTTTCAGCCTCAATGGTGAGAGCAACCTTGGCCCTCTAACCAGCTGCTGA
- the LOC123218184 gene encoding pentatricopeptide repeat-containing protein At4g11690-like isoform X2 produces MQPVAAKMSQSQQALALISNMMKIPPLKAFSIFNSMTLQGLHHTPQSIVITVHLLLSSNMQSHVQSLILQMLSGHISSSVVTPHSFLHLLTEQHLNHNPTVKFHLYEAIVNALIKSESVEQALFYFNQMFDKGLVPKSNLFNNLLSFLIKSSCFEKSWLFFSENKCRVKLDAHSFGIMAKGCCEAGNLKKGFEVFNQLEDSGWPSNVVIYTTLIDGCCKNGEIDTAKKLFDKMGELGLIANQYTYTVLMSGLFKKGCKKDGFELYEKMQFNGVSPNLYTYNCLINEYCNDGKISEAFRLFHEMCERDVACNVVTYNTLIGGLCKAMRIWEAERLFYQMRNASISPNLITYNTIIDGFCNVGQLEKALTFFDQLKSTGHSPSIVTYNVLMRCFSRAGNLGRVFDIIREMEERGLTPSKVTYTILIDGFARSDDMEKAFQIHAFMEKAGLVPDVYTYGVLIHGLCMRGNMKAASKLFKSMSEMQLEPNDVVYNMMIHGYCKEGNSYRALRLLQEMDTKGLVPNVASYSSTIGVLCKDGKWQEAEVLLNEMVESGLKPSVSIYNIISRAKKC; encoded by the coding sequence ATGCAACCTGTAGCTGCAAAAATGTCTCAGAGTCAGCAAGCTTTGGCTCTCATAtcaaatatgatgaaaattccACCTCTAAAAGCTTTTTCAATCTTTAACTCCATGACTCTCCAAGGCCTCCATCACACCCCACAGTCCATTGTAATAACTGTCCACCTTCTTCTCTCCTCAAATATGCAATCTCATGTTCAGTCTCTCATTCTACAGATGTTATCTGGTCACATTTCCTCTTCAGTAGTCACTCCTCACTCTTTTCTCCATCTCTTAACAGAACAACACTTAAATCACAACCCAACTGTTAAATTTCATCTCTATGAAGCAATTGTAAATGCTCTTATAAAATCTGAGTCTGTAGAGCAAGCCctgttttattttaatcaaatgttTGATAAGGGTCTTGTACCCAAATCAAACTTGTTTAATAATCTGTTGAGCTTTCTTATCAAATCTTCTTGTTTTGAGAAGAGTTGGTTGTTTTTTAGTGAGAATAAATGTAGGGTTAAATTGGATGCACATAGTTTTGGGATAATGGCTAAGGGATGTTGTGAGGCTGGCAATTTGAAAAAGGGATTTGAGGTTTTTAATCAGTTGGAGGATTCGGGTTGGCCTTCTAATGTTGTTATATATACTACTTTGATTGATGGGTGCTGTAAAAATGGTGAGATCGATACAGCTAAAAAGTTGTTTGATAAAATGGGTGAGCTAGGTTTGATTGCTAATCAGTACACTTACACAGTTTTGATGAGTGGGCTATTTAAAAAAGGCTGTAAAAAGGATGGGTTTGAACTATATGAGAAGATGCAGTTTAATGGGGTGTCACCGAACTTGTATACTTACAATTGTTTGATTAATGAGTATTGCAATGATGGAAAAATAAGTGAAGCTTTTAGACTGTTTCATGAAATGTGTGAAAGAGATGTTGCTTGCAATGTTGTTACATATAACACTCTTATTGGTGGATTATGTAAAGCGATGAGGATCTGGGAGGCAGAGAGGTTATTTTATCAGATGAGAAATGCTAGTATTAGTCcaaatttaatcacatataacacaataatagaTGGGTTTTGTAACGTTGGGCAGTTAGAAAAGGCTTTGACATTCTTTGATCAATTAAAGTCAACTGGTCATTCTCCATCTATAGTGACTTACAATGTTCTCATGAGATGTTTTTCTAGAGCAGGAAATTTAGGTAgagtttttgatataattagGGAGATGGAGGAGAGGGGCCTAACTCCTTCTAAAGTTACTTACACAATTTTAATAGATGGGTTTGCTCGATCTGATGATATGGAGAAAGCTTTTCAGATACATGCCTTCATGGAGAAGGCTGGTTTGGTTCCTGATGTATACACCTATGGTGTTTTGATCCACGGATTGTGTATGAGGGGCAATATGAAAGCAGCATCCAAACTATTCAAATCAATGAGTGAGATGCAGCTGGAGCCGAATGATGTTGTATATAATATGATGATTCATGGGTACTGCAAAGAGGGTAACTCATATAGGGCCCTTAGGTTGCTTCAAGAAATGGATACGAAGGGACTTGTACCAAATGTTGCTAGCTATAGCTCCACCATTGGTGTCCTTTGCAAGGATGGGAAATGGCAAGAGGCTGAGGTTTTACTTAATGAGATGGTAGAGTCAGGTTTAAAACCATCAGTTTctatatataacataatatcGAGAGCCAAAAAATGTTAG